A window of the Candidatus Bathyarchaeia archaeon genome harbors these coding sequences:
- a CDS encoding OB-fold nucleic acid binding domain-containing protein, which translates to MKIRELRDGMRKVSLVAKVLEISEPREVTSRFSGETFRVADAIIGDETGTIKLSLWNEQIERVNVNDTIKIENGYVRSFRGERQLNVGKYGKLTVL; encoded by the coding sequence ATGAAGATTAGGGAATTAAGGGATGGGATGCGTAAGGTTAGCCTAGTAGCAAAGGTTCTAGAAATATCAGAGCCGCGTGAGGTTACATCAAGGTTCAGTGGAGAGACTTTTAGAGTTGCTGATGCAATCATAGGCGATGAGACAGGCACAATAAAACTCTCGTTGTGGAACGAACAGATAGAGCGGGTTAACGTCAACGATACAATAAAGATCGAGAATGGTTACGTTAGGTCCTTTAGGGGAGAACGCCAATTGAATGTCGGTAAATATGGGAAGTTAACCGTCCTGTAA
- a CDS encoding KaiC domain-containing protein has protein sequence MTFERLSTGIPELDNMLEGGIPKGFTVAITGEPGTGKTILCIHFIAQGINEGDKCIYVTTEESRESIITQASQFGFDFSRGISEKKLVIIDALMGTKDEWSLQSLEIEELVNKVIEAKKTLGYGRARLVIDSLSAFWLDKPAMARRYSYFVKKVLFKWDFTVMATSQYAITTSEAFGWGVEHIADGIIRFRRSVRNGVLKRYILIEKMRQTNHSLQMYEIAIQPGKGLTIVKPVEMRKEDISLPRHVIERIQRAAERREAEIP, from the coding sequence ATGACCTTTGAGCGTTTATCAACTGGTATACCGGAGCTAGATAATATGCTTGAAGGCGGGATACCGAAAGGCTTTACTGTAGCTATTACGGGTGAGCCAGGTACGGGAAAAACAATATTATGCATACATTTTATTGCCCAGGGAATAAATGAGGGGGATAAATGTATTTATGTGACGACGGAGGAGAGTCGAGAGTCGATAATTACACAAGCATCCCAGTTTGGCTTCGATTTCTCTAGGGGGATATCTGAGAAAAAGCTAGTTATTATTGATGCGTTAATGGGCACTAAGGATGAGTGGTCACTCCAGAGTTTAGAGATTGAGGAGCTTGTGAATAAGGTTATTGAAGCCAAGAAGACTTTAGGTTATGGTAGAGCCCGTCTAGTGATTGATTCGCTTTCAGCCTTCTGGCTTGATAAGCCCGCTATGGCTAGGAGATATTCATATTTTGTGAAGAAGGTTTTATTTAAATGGGACTTCACTGTCATGGCGACATCACAGTATGCTATAACAACCTCTGAAGCGTTTGGTTGGGGTGTTGAGCATATAGCTGACGGCATAATAAGGTTCCGTAGATCTGTTAGGAATGGTGTTTTGAAGCGTTATATTCTCATTGAGAAGATGCGCCAGACAAACCATAGCCTACAAATGTATGAGATTGCCATCCAACCTGGTAAAGGTCTAACAATAGTCAAACCTGTTGAGATGAGAAAGGAAGATATATCCCTACCCAGGCATGTTATAGAGCGCATCCAGAGAGCTGCTGAAAGAAGGGAAGCAGAAATACCTTGA
- a CDS encoding TRAM domain-containing protein: protein MQNERKGERGRRFNRGRGRTFPPKPVELGKEYDVEVREVSRRGDGVARIQGLVTFIPNTKPGDHVRVKITRISRRFAEAKVVSPAK from the coding sequence ATGCAGAATGAGAGAAAAGGAGAGAGAGGAAGAAGATTCAACAGGGGACGCGGGAGAACATTCCCGCCAAAACCAGTTGAGTTAGGAAAGGAATATGATGTTGAAGTCAGAGAGGTTAGCCGCAGAGGAGACGGTGTAGCTAGAATACAAGGGCTAGTAACTTTTATACCAAACACTAAACCAGGGGACCATGTAAGGGTTAAGATAACTAGAATTAGCCGAAGATTTGCGGAAGCCAAAGTTGTCAGCCCAGCCAAATAA
- a CDS encoding carbohydrate kinase family protein, which translates to MNLEVVCFGALNVDKLYRVDRLAGADEESVILDFKESPGGSAANTAVGLARLGVKVGYIGKVAEDREGSLLLKSFIDEGVDLGGIVISKAGRSGIVMGFVDQQGHRALYLDPGVNNTLRYEEINPDYIRGAKILHLTSFAGEIPFEAQIKLVNEIPEVKVTLDPGIIYARKGLKALKPLIRRCYAIFPSENEIRLITNMDYREGAKVLLEEGVRIVAVKLGERGCYVTNGEESHLIEPFKVEVIDTTGAGDAFCAGFIYGLLRGRSLKECGVLGNFVASRCLTRMGARDGLPRESDLPL; encoded by the coding sequence ATGAATTTAGAAGTAGTTTGTTTTGGGGCTCTTAACGTTGATAAGCTTTATAGAGTTGATAGGTTAGCGGGAGCCGATGAAGAAAGCGTAATACTGGATTTCAAGGAGTCTCCAGGTGGCTCAGCTGCTAATACTGCTGTTGGCTTAGCTCGGCTTGGAGTTAAAGTTGGTTATATTGGTAAAGTTGCGGAAGACAGAGAGGGTTCCCTCCTACTTAAATCCTTTATAGATGAGGGTGTAGATCTAGGGGGAATAGTTATTTCGAAGGCTGGTAGAAGCGGAATAGTTATGGGCTTTGTAGATCAGCAGGGGCATAGAGCGCTATATCTCGATCCAGGGGTCAATAACACATTAAGATATGAGGAGATAAACCCGGATTATATTAGAGGTGCAAAAATCCTACACTTAACATCGTTCGCTGGAGAAATACCCTTTGAAGCGCAGATAAAACTTGTAAATGAGATTCCAGAGGTAAAGGTTACGCTTGACCCGGGAATTATTTATGCGCGAAAGGGGCTAAAAGCCCTTAAGCCGCTTATAAGAAGATGCTACGCTATTTTTCCAAGCGAAAATGAGATACGCCTTATAACTAATATGGACTATCGTGAAGGCGCTAAAGTTTTGCTGGAAGAAGGGGTTAGGATAGTGGCTGTTAAGCTGGGTGAGAGAGGGTGTTATGTTACGAATGGAGAAGAAAGCCACTTAATAGAACCATTTAAGGTTGAAGTTATCGATACAACTGGTGCTGGAGATGCTTTCTGCGCTGGCTTCATATATGGGCTTCTTAGGGGAAGAAGCCTTAAGGAATGTGGCGTCTTGGGGAACTTTGTTGCTTCGAGATGTCTAACCAGGATGGGCGCTAGGGATGGATTGCCAAGGGAGTCGGATTTGCCACTTTAA
- a CDS encoding nicotinamidase, with protein sequence MKYKINGREDALIIVDVQVDFCPGGALPVPEGDKIVPVLNEYIRKFDSAGALIIATRDWHPPNHISFRDYGGLWPQHCVQGTKGAEFHPDLRLPNKVLIVSKATDPKREAYSGFEGTGLDEMLRRFGVRRVFVGGLATEYCVKNTVLDALKYGFETFLLEDAVKGIDVNLGDTERAIREMLEKGAKKLSLTDIEYLMAEC encoded by the coding sequence TTGAAATATAAAATTAACGGGCGAGAGGATGCGCTAATAATAGTTGACGTTCAGGTCGACTTCTGCCCAGGTGGAGCCCTGCCTGTTCCGGAGGGCGATAAAATAGTTCCAGTTCTAAACGAATATATAAGAAAATTTGATTCAGCTGGTGCCTTAATCATTGCCACAAGGGATTGGCATCCGCCAAACCACATATCCTTCAGGGATTATGGTGGTCTCTGGCCGCAGCATTGTGTCCAGGGAACTAAGGGCGCGGAGTTTCACCCGGATCTTAGGCTTCCAAATAAAGTGCTAATTGTGTCTAAGGCTACTGATCCAAAGAGAGAGGCTTACTCTGGTTTTGAGGGGACTGGCTTAGATGAGATGTTAAGGAGGTTTGGTGTCAGAAGGGTTTTTGTTGGCGGTCTTGCGACAGAATATTGCGTTAAAAACACAGTTTTAGATGCACTAAAATACGGCTTTGAAACATTTCTTTTAGAAGATGCTGTTAAAGGGATAGATGTAAATCTAGGAGATACGGAGAGAGCGATAAGAGAAATGCTTGAGAAAGGTGCTAAAAAATTGTCATTGACAGATATAGAGTATCTTATGGCTGAATGTTAA
- a CDS encoding nitroreductase family protein, producing the protein MPDFWNVIRGRRSIRVYLPKIISEEVLLGVVDAARWAPSAHNAQPWRFIIITDLNVKRGLAEAMASDWMRDLERDGVPSEVYRRLAEESIRRFTEAPVVIVAAITMGEMHRYPNRRRQRFEHLMATQSLAAAIQNILLAAYAEGLGACWFCAPLFCQDTVRRVLRMPRDVEPQALITIGYPAESPEPPPRKPLKEIAFKNYWGVSL; encoded by the coding sequence ATGCCGGATTTTTGGAATGTGATTAGAGGTAGGAGGAGTATCAGGGTTTATTTGCCGAAGATCATCTCGGAGGAGGTTCTTCTTGGGGTTGTCGATGCTGCTAGGTGGGCGCCTTCGGCTCATAATGCCCAACCTTGGCGCTTTATTATAATAACCGATTTAAATGTGAAGAGGGGTTTAGCTGAAGCTATGGCTTCTGATTGGATGAGGGATCTTGAGAGGGATGGTGTTCCCTCAGAGGTTTATAGGAGGCTGGCTGAGGAGTCTATTAGACGCTTTACTGAGGCGCCGGTTGTTATTGTTGCTGCTATTACTATGGGGGAGATGCATAGGTATCCTAATAGGCGAAGGCAGAGATTTGAGCATTTAATGGCGACGCAGAGCTTAGCTGCTGCAATACAGAATATTCTTTTGGCTGCTTATGCTGAGGGTCTGGGCGCATGCTGGTTCTGTGCACCCCTATTCTGCCAAGATACCGTTAGGAGAGTTTTGAGGATGCCACGTGATGTTGAACCCCAAGCCCTGATAACGATTGGCTATCCAGCTGAGAGCCCTGAGCCTCCGCCTAGAAAGCCGCTTAAGGAAATAGCCTTTAAAAATTATTGGGGTGTCAGCTTATGA
- a CDS encoding FtsX-like permease family protein, whose protein sequence is MVKRANTNIIGEVGSIKFPISEAFKYCMESIRKRFTRTVITSLSVLLSIAFLVSLLTMGEILRRVGAGGTEEYQIWVAIIALLVCGVGIINSMLMSVTERYKEIGTIKCLGATDSAVLEIFLIEALLLGIIGGIIGALVGWSITVVIHFIQGINIFFEGAIFTYMRIIGMAIGISALISITAAAYPAYYAAKLKPAEALRYEI, encoded by the coding sequence ATGGTTAAGAGAGCCAATACCAACATTATCGGTGAAGTTGGAAGTATAAAGTTTCCGATAAGCGAGGCATTCAAGTATTGCATGGAGAGTATAAGAAAACGTTTTACTAGAACCGTAATAACATCTCTTTCAGTATTACTAAGCATTGCCTTCCTAGTTTCGCTCTTAACCATGGGAGAAATACTTAGGCGAGTGGGCGCTGGAGGGACAGAGGAATATCAAATATGGGTAGCTATAATAGCGCTCCTTGTATGCGGTGTCGGAATAATTAATTCAATGTTGATGTCTGTAACTGAACGCTACAAGGAGATAGGTACAATAAAATGTTTGGGTGCAACAGATAGCGCAGTTTTAGAAATATTTCTGATAGAGGCTTTGCTACTTGGCATAATAGGCGGCATAATAGGCGCACTAGTTGGGTGGAGCATCACTGTAGTGATCCATTTCATACAAGGCATAAATATATTCTTTGAAGGAGCAATATTCACCTATATGCGTATTATTGGAATGGCTATCGGAATATCGGCGCTAATCAGCATAACGGCGGCAGCGTACCCAGCCTATTACGCGGCTAAATTAAAGCCAGCGGAAGCCTTAAGATACGAAATATAA
- a CDS encoding hydroxymethylglutaryl-CoA synthase — protein MGSEPIERRVAYIGDRLKGSKCPICGKEYFRTRKYCGSCGRKSLGKMEDIDFFYEKGVLETCTVIREPTNRFTRLGNYIYGIVTFHNGNIRVPGRLTDIIIRSDEPINPEVFEGREVVPRFRRRYSVDKSDIIPTISLAFTFADEYYPYQQYEIVKPSKDYDVPGIVGYGVYISRFRIKEGAMERSVPFIDEDAITAAVEAGKLALIHSGVDSKLIGKIYVGSESNPYAVNPIASKVAQVLKLGEEEKAEGVQGVDAVDTEFACKAATSMFKDAMALVYYPKDPMDYVIVIGADNAQAAPRGEPGGELDFFVGFGGAAFIFGMKDVIAEVEGWYSCTSDTPDFWRRDLEPYPRHGGRFTGEPAYFKHIIKAGRKLMEKMNLKPSDIDYFVCHQPNPAFPARAAGALGFRPEQYLPGLQVSKFGNTYSGSSPIGLAAILDQAEPHKRVMIVSYGSGAGSDAYLFVTTSQIRDKRGRQKFTVRYQAENRFINYIDYATYRRFKEGL, from the coding sequence GTGGGAAGTGAGCCTATAGAGAGGAGAGTTGCATATATAGGCGATAGGCTTAAGGGTAGCAAATGCCCCATCTGTGGAAAAGAATATTTTAGGACTAGAAAGTATTGCGGAAGCTGCGGTAGGAAGAGTCTTGGAAAAATGGAGGACATAGACTTCTTCTATGAGAAGGGTGTTTTAGAGACATGTACTGTTATTAGAGAGCCAACAAATAGATTCACGAGACTTGGAAACTATATTTATGGAATTGTAACCTTTCATAATGGGAATATTAGAGTGCCAGGTAGATTAACGGATATCATTATTAGGAGCGATGAGCCAATTAACCCGGAAGTTTTTGAAGGTAGGGAGGTTGTTCCAAGATTTAGGCGGAGATATTCTGTCGATAAAAGTGATATTATACCTACAATATCCCTAGCATTCACATTCGCCGATGAATATTATCCGTATCAGCAATATGAGATCGTTAAGCCTAGCAAGGATTATGATGTGCCCGGAATAGTCGGCTACGGCGTATATATTTCGAGGTTCAGGATTAAGGAGGGAGCAATGGAGCGTTCAGTCCCATTCATAGATGAGGATGCCATAACAGCAGCCGTTGAGGCTGGAAAATTAGCCCTAATACATTCAGGCGTCGATAGTAAACTTATAGGCAAAATCTACGTTGGCTCGGAATCAAACCCCTATGCTGTTAATCCAATAGCATCAAAGGTTGCACAAGTCCTCAAGCTTGGCGAGGAAGAGAAGGCTGAAGGAGTTCAGGGAGTGGATGCCGTTGACACAGAGTTTGCGTGTAAGGCTGCAACAAGCATGTTTAAAGATGCCATGGCCCTAGTATATTATCCTAAAGATCCAATGGATTATGTTATAGTTATAGGCGCTGATAATGCTCAGGCAGCCCCGAGGGGGGAGCCTGGAGGGGAATTAGATTTCTTTGTTGGGTTTGGTGGAGCAGCCTTCATATTCGGCATGAAGGATGTCATAGCTGAGGTTGAAGGATGGTATTCATGCACATCGGACACGCCGGACTTTTGGAGGAGGGACTTGGAGCCATATCCGAGACATGGTGGTAGATTCACTGGCGAACCAGCCTATTTTAAGCATATTATAAAAGCTGGTAGAAAACTCATGGAGAAAATGAATCTTAAACCAAGCGACATAGACTATTTCGTTTGTCATCAGCCAAACCCGGCTTTCCCAGCCAGGGCCGCAGGAGCCCTAGGCTTCAGGCCGGAACAATACTTGCCAGGGCTACAAGTTTCAAAATTCGGCAACACTTATTCTGGCTCTTCACCAATAGGCTTAGCCGCTATATTAGATCAGGCTGAACCACATAAGAGAGTGATGATCGTAAGCTATGGCTCTGGCGCTGGAAGCGATGCGTACCTATTTGTTACAACGAGCCAGATTAGGGATAAGAGGGGGCGGCAGAAATTTACTGTAAGATATCAGGCTGAGAATAGATTCATAAACTACATAGACTACGCAACCTACAGAAGATTTAAGGAAGGACTTTAA
- the cofD gene encoding 2-phospho-L-lactate transferase: MITALAGGVGAAKFLSGLVRVVPEEELTVIVNTGDDIELYGLHISPDLDIVAYTLAGIVDEERGWGIRGDTFHCLEMLRKYGYETWFNLGDRDLATHIHRTILLKRGLKLSQATREICRSLGLRVNIIPMTDDRFETWIETDAGLMHFQEYLVKRGARDRVLGVKYVGAENANPAEGVIDTILDSDLIIICPSNPIVSIGTILSIRGVREALKRSGAHKVAISPIVSGAPLKGPADKLMSGLGLEVSAFSVAYLYRDFLDLFVLDKMDEGEKNRIESLGIKVIVTNTIMKTLEDKIRLAKTVLEESRI, encoded by the coding sequence ATGATAACGGCTTTGGCTGGCGGTGTTGGTGCCGCAAAATTTCTTTCTGGGCTGGTTAGGGTTGTTCCAGAAGAAGAGTTAACGGTTATTGTTAATACTGGAGATGATATTGAACTTTATGGTCTGCATATTTCACCAGACTTAGACATAGTTGCTTATACCTTAGCTGGCATTGTTGATGAGGAGAGGGGTTGGGGGATAAGAGGTGACACATTCCATTGCCTGGAGATGCTACGGAAATACGGTTATGAAACATGGTTTAATCTGGGAGATAGAGACCTTGCAACGCATATTCATAGGACAATACTGTTGAAGAGGGGTTTAAAGTTATCTCAGGCGACAAGAGAGATATGTAGAAGCTTGGGTTTAAGAGTTAATATAATTCCAATGACAGACGACAGATTCGAGACTTGGATTGAGACTGACGCTGGCTTAATGCACTTCCAGGAGTATTTGGTTAAGAGGGGTGCTAGGGATAGGGTTTTAGGCGTAAAATACGTGGGCGCTGAAAATGCTAATCCAGCTGAGGGGGTTATTGACACTATACTCGACAGCGACTTAATAATCATCTGCCCAAGCAATCCAATTGTGAGTATAGGCACAATATTATCTATCAGGGGTGTTAGGGAAGCGTTAAAGAGAAGTGGAGCGCATAAGGTGGCTATAAGTCCAATAGTCTCCGGGGCGCCGCTTAAGGGTCCAGCTGATAAATTAATGAGCGGGCTTGGGTTAGAGGTATCAGCATTTTCAGTAGCATACTTATACAGAGACTTCCTAGATCTCTTTGTATTAGACAAGATGGATGAGGGGGAAAAGAATAGAATAGAGAGTCTCGGCATCAAAGTTATCGTGACTAATACAATAATGAAAACATTAGAGGATAAAATTAGGCTTGCAAAAACAGTTCTCGAAGAATCCCGCATCTAA
- a CDS encoding tyrosine-type recombinase/integrase, with protein sequence MREEIYVFTRRIERYRRIIAGLRNGDIALRLLDHLASLVLSEAALSNQAAHLIAVLHLIDFDVREATRGDVERVVAKINGNRSWREETKRHKRLVLRRLIQFAKYGSCERGAPVPPEAAWIKVSKRRVDDSRVKPEALLTVDDFEAIVKATDNARDRAMIYTLFEGALRPGELLSMSVGSVEFKDKYCLITVVGKTGLKRIPLVVSYKPLLNWLKEHPLRDNLNAPLWCSLARNYLGRRLSYRHFRLIIKRLVKKAGLK encoded by the coding sequence TTGAGGGAGGAGATCTATGTCTTCACTAGAAGGATTGAGCGTTATAGGCGGATTATCGCCGGGCTTAGGAATGGCGATATTGCGCTTAGGTTGTTGGATCACTTAGCCAGCCTTGTACTTAGCGAGGCTGCACTTAGCAATCAAGCAGCACATTTAATCGCCGTGCTACACTTAATAGACTTTGATGTTAGGGAGGCAACGCGTGGAGATGTTGAGCGCGTGGTGGCGAAGATTAACGGTAATAGGTCTTGGAGGGAGGAGACAAAGCGCCACAAGAGGCTCGTCTTGAGGAGGCTCATACAATTCGCTAAGTATGGGAGCTGTGAGAGGGGTGCTCCTGTCCCACCTGAGGCTGCATGGATTAAGGTTTCTAAAAGGAGGGTGGATGATTCCAGAGTAAAGCCGGAGGCTCTGCTTACGGTGGATGACTTTGAGGCTATTGTAAAGGCTACTGATAATGCTAGGGATAGGGCTATGATTTATACGCTCTTTGAGGGAGCGTTAAGGCCGGGCGAACTGCTAAGTATGAGTGTTGGCAGCGTGGAGTTTAAAGATAAATATTGCCTTATAACGGTTGTTGGTAAGACAGGGCTCAAGAGGATTCCACTCGTAGTCTCATATAAGCCGCTCTTAAATTGGCTTAAGGAGCATCCGCTTAGAGACAACCTAAACGCCCCATTATGGTGCTCATTAGCAAGAAATTATCTAGGCAGGAGGCTCAGCTACAGGCACTTCCGCCTAATAATAAAGCGCCTGGTGAAAAAAGCTGGACTAAAA
- a CDS encoding formylmethanofuran--tetrahydromethanopterin N-formyltransferase, translating into MKLSVIIEDTYAEAFEGLYFRVLVTADDKKTLKRAAEDSTATPSTVIGRIEGGVERWVSRSETPDGRLGVILQFWSGIDERKPLDDVVKKFYREFSYRIRQDILVKPFTAVFDACPNPIGKIDTLELIGHCGDGYEWIEDQYGREMIIVPIMVPDFKIERFLGYGRGVMGGNFWYMCRTKRAVFEAGRRALKAISQVNGVVTPFDICSAGSKPETKFPQIGPTTNHLFCPSLRKKLGAGSRVPKGVRYIPEIVINGLNLESVKEAIRAGIKAVLNVKGVIRVSAGNYGGILGKYKIYLREILP; encoded by the coding sequence ATGAAATTGAGTGTAATTATTGAGGATACATATGCTGAGGCTTTTGAAGGATTGTATTTCAGAGTTCTTGTTACTGCGGATGATAAGAAAACACTTAAAAGGGCTGCTGAAGACTCAACAGCAACTCCATCAACAGTTATAGGTAGAATTGAAGGTGGGGTGGAGCGTTGGGTCTCTAGGAGTGAAACCCCAGATGGACGGTTGGGTGTGATCCTCCAATTTTGGAGTGGGATAGATGAGAGGAAACCTCTAGATGATGTCGTCAAAAAGTTTTATAGGGAATTCTCCTATAGAATTAGGCAAGACATTCTTGTTAAACCCTTCACTGCAGTTTTTGATGCATGTCCAAATCCAATAGGTAAAATTGATACATTAGAATTGATAGGGCATTGCGGGGATGGCTATGAGTGGATTGAGGATCAGTATGGGCGTGAAATGATAATAGTTCCAATAATGGTTCCAGACTTTAAGATTGAACGCTTCCTAGGCTATGGACGTGGGGTTATGGGTGGAAACTTCTGGTATATGTGTCGGACAAAAAGAGCTGTATTTGAGGCTGGAAGGAGAGCTCTAAAGGCTATAAGCCAGGTTAATGGTGTAGTTACGCCCTTTGACATATGCTCAGCTGGCTCAAAACCAGAGACAAAGTTTCCTCAGATAGGTCCAACAACAAACCATCTATTTTGTCCATCACTTAGAAAGAAGCTTGGTGCTGGGTCCAGGGTTCCAAAGGGCGTTCGCTACATACCTGAGATAGTAATAAATGGATTAAACTTAGAATCCGTTAAGGAAGCTATAAGAGCGGGGATTAAGGCTGTATTAAATGTTAAGGGTGTGATTAGGGTTTCGGCAGGAAATTATGGTGGGATCCTCGGTAAATATAAAATTTATTTAAGAGAGATCCTACCATGA
- a CDS encoding formylmethanofuran dehydrogenase subunit E family protein gives MSEGSDEVTGVLLNEAIKFHGHLGPFLILGLKAGLFANKVLGKDYFRTRAVVETKLKPPYSCFIDGVQVATGCTMGKGNIEIRDGNPIYVRFVKNDRVLEMRLKKEVLESLEDMRTEEDSRRKALEIVCRSTNELFDIVEQ, from the coding sequence TTGAGCGAAGGATCTGATGAGGTTACAGGTGTCCTCTTAAATGAAGCCATAAAATTTCATGGTCACCTCGGGCCATTCCTTATATTAGGTTTAAAGGCTGGATTATTTGCTAATAAGGTTCTTGGCAAAGATTATTTTAGGACTAGAGCAGTGGTCGAAACGAAGCTTAAGCCTCCCTACTCCTGTTTTATTGATGGGGTTCAGGTTGCCACTGGATGCACGATGGGGAAGGGAAATATTGAGATTAGGGATGGAAATCCAATATATGTGAGATTTGTTAAGAATGATAGGGTTCTTGAGATGAGGCTTAAAAAGGAGGTTCTTGAGAGTCTGGAAGACATGCGTACTGAAGAGGATTCTAGGCGAAAAGCCCTAGAGATTGTATGTAGATCAACCAATGAATTATTTGACATAGTGGAGCAATAG